From the Actinomycetota bacterium genome, one window contains:
- a CDS encoding tyrosine-type recombinase/integrase, with amino-acid sequence GGTLRLVGFRHRIWRPATRAAGLDGLRIHDLRHTAVALWIAAGANPKEVAARAGHTSVSFTLDRYGHLYPDADQALRDRLDALHALSQARRPAHSDGPETDQAGGSQPEGASPPPPHRL; translated from the coding sequence AGGTGGGACGTTGCGGCTGGTTGGATTCCGGCATCGCATCTGGCGGCCGGCGACCAGAGCGGCCGGGCTGGATGGGCTGCGCATTCACGACCTGCGGCATACGGCCGTGGCGCTGTGGATTGCGGCCGGGGCGAATCCCAAGGAGGTCGCCGCTCGGGCCGGGCACACCTCGGTCAGCTTCACCCTGGATCGCTATGGCCATCTCTATCCGGACGCGGATCAGGCGCTCCGGGACCGCCTGGACGCCCTTCATGCACTCTCCCAGGCACGCCGGCCCGCACACTCTGACGGACCAGAGACGGACCAGGCGGGCGGCTCGCAGCCGGAAGGCGCATCTCCACCGCCGCCGCACAGGCTGTGA